The following is a genomic window from Candidatus Binatia bacterium.
GTCCCTCCCCCAACACGCCCGCCAGCTCATCCGCCGATTCCGCAAGCTCCAGGGCGAGCATCGGCTTCAAACCTTTGGGCAATTTCTCGGGGTCGATGCGGAAACGCCATCCCATCCAGAGGGCGATGCCGATGACCAAAAAAGCGAAAAGTCCAACCCACCGGACCCATGATTCCATCCAACTCCTCCTTTAGACCGTAGCGTTTCGACTCAGAGCTGGAGCGTCAAGCGCAGCCGTTTGCGGTCGGACGAATCTTTTTCGAATCCCCGTTGGCAATAGAAGCGCAGCCACGCGGCCTTTCGTTGTTGATAGCCGGCGCTGCTGGGATCTTCTCCTCCAAGATCCACCAGCAGCCGGCGACCGGTAAAATTCTGCTTCAATAGGGGAATCGCCTTATCGAGCAATCCGCTCCCCAGGCCGAGGTTCCGGTGCGCCCCGCGTATCCACACAAATAGTTGATGCACGTTCGGGTCGGTCGTCGGAGCGGCGACCGCCATGCCCCAGGCTTCCGTCGGCGGTTGAAGGGTGCGGGGCACGACGATCCAGACTGCGTTCCTGCCGGTTGCGCCCAGAGGCAAAGGCTCCTCGAATACCTGCCGAACCTGCGGCAAGATCGCCAGGCTCAATCGATCCTGCTCGAATTCATCCAGCAACTGTGCCTCCAGATACGCCGGGACTTGTTCCACAATGTCGAAATAAAATTGCGGGAGGAGATTCTCCTCGACAAAGTCGACAAAACTGCGGCTGTAGCTGCCCCGGAGTCCCGGCCAGAGTTTTTGAAACGTCGGCGCCGCCGCCCAGCGGCGGAACAGATTCATCCAGCCCCGATTGAGAGCGTACGCGTGGTACTCGCGGAACTGCAGAGCGATGAACACATTCTCCATGAGTTGGATTTGGCGATTGCAAAAATGAAGTTCCGCCCGCGGATCGCGCACCAGCAATGCATGCGGAGCGGCGCCCAGCAGCCTCTCCAGCTCCGGATAGATTCTCAGATCGTAACCTGCGAGTTGAGGATCTTCCCGCAGTTTCGCTTCGAGTTCGATCCAGGCCTCCTTCTGATGAAGGAAGGACTCCTCGATGCCGGGAGGGACGGAGACCCAATGGTGCCGCAGGGCATTGAAGATCGCGTCCGAACCTTTGTTCAGTTCCGGCGCCGCGGAGCGGAAAACTTCCCAGGCGACGTGCTCGCCCAACTTCCTGTACGACTCGAACTGCGATTCGTCGAAAAATTGATCGGCGGTGGTGTCGTGCGGGAACATAGGATGCCGGCCGGCATGCTCCAGCACGTCCGCCGGCTCGTCGCCCGTGAGCGATGCCTTGATATAAACCAGCATTCCGACCGATTCTCCGGAGTCCACCTGGTCGTAGCGAATCACGCCGATGGCCTGATGCCAGCGGCTGTGCGACTGACCGGGCTGGGGGCGGATCATCTCCCCGACGATCTCGATGCTCACGCCGAGGTCGGCGCGGATTTTTCGAATCGCGTTACCCAGATCCTCGAAAGTTGTGAGCGGGTCCGCTCCGGCGTCGCAGCAGACGATGTACTTGCATCTCCTTCGAACCAACTCGTAAATTCCCAGGTTCTCGAAGTGCCCGCCATCAGACAGGTAGACGTAACCGCGATCGGCGTTGGACTGTCCGAACAGTTCCGTGAGGAGATACGGGAATCCGAGTTTAGGTCCTCGGTTTTTGTATTTGTCGTTTTTTTTCGGATTGCCGACCCACCAGCCGAGACGGACATTAAAAAGCGTCAGCAGAAAGGCGATGGGCCCGCTGCTGTGGTATCCCATGTTCGGAGAGACCGCGGCGCCTGAAATGGCGAACGCCGTTCCGAGATTGATGCCGCCGCAGAACTTTTCCGTCTCCCGATAGTCAGTCAGCGGGCCGCCGCAGAAGCGCGGCGTCAGCACGAACGAAAAGGCTTTGCGTTGCTGCCACGCCAGTTCCTTCCCGGCCATTAGATTGAGGGCCGTGTTGACGATGAGAAAAGGTCCGTCGTAACAGCCCAGGTGTTGATGTCCTAGGCCGCTACGGAGACTCGCAAGCGGAAAATCATCATTGGGATCGAAGCCGGTGATCCAATCGGGATTCCTATCGTCGCCGCTCGATGCACCTAAATAGCACCGCACCAGCCGGTTCCTATAGGAAGCGTGCAAAGAGAATTCGTTGACATCGACAGTGTAGGCCAGCACGCCGGCAACTGCGAAACAAAGCGCCAATAACAAGCCGATGACCTCCGGCTTGGCGCGCTTAATTCCTCTCCAATAGCGATGCGTCGCGTGAGGTTTTTTTAGTAATGCCTCTTCGGCTTGCAGTTTCACATCGACTTGGACGGGTTCCGAATTGATCCGTGCGGTTCCCACGATCTTGGATAACCCCGCATTTTGCTTGATTGACGGCTCTTTCGTCGGTTCGGTCGATGACCATTGGTTGACGATCTCGTTCGACAACGACGCCACCAAAATCAAAAGTCCGAGGACGGCGACAACCGGCGCGATCTTTGCGACCCATTCCGTTTTCGTCGCGCTGTTCGGGCCGCCGCTGTTCGGACTCTTGCCGGCAAGAATCGCCGCTACGGTGCTGCCGATCCAGCTTAAGATCAGCGTGTTTTTCGTTTTCGCCCAATCTCCCAACAATTGCCACGCTAACGGTCCATAGAACGAGATCGCAAACACGCCGGACCAGAGCAGCGCGTAGATCAGCAGCCATGCGCCCATGCTCGCGCGCCACTCGCGGGCTTCATCCGATTCAGTCACTCCCCTGAGACCGACCTGCACGGAGACGGCAAGGAGAAAAACGATTAAAAAGATCGGCGGACCCCAACCGAGGACGTCCCACAGCCTGCCTCTCCCGGCCCAGGGCCAAAGGCCAAAGCGCAGCAGAACGCAGAGAAGAATCCCTGCGACGGCGCCGGCTACAAAGTCGGCGGCGATCCGGCGCAAATAATTCGACTCGGCGCGATGCCATGCGGCGCAGACAATAAATACCAGCACGTTCAGAATCCCGAGCGTCAAAGCCCACCCGAGATACGCCCACGAACTGTCCGCCAGCAAAAGCCGCGTAAGCGACGCGAGCGGCGGAAGCTCAGCGAGACCCAATCGCTGCATGCCGAAAAGCCAGGAAAAAATCAGCGCGGCGGCGGCGAGCGGAACGCAAATCAACCATTGAAGCTTCCACAGGTGAAAATGTCGCTCCTGCGCCATTCGGAGGCGATTCAGGGCGGAGGCCACGGAAACCAGCGCCACAACTGCCGCCAGCAAAAGCGCCGCCATACCGGTCCAAAGGAGCCTATCGCTAGAAACCTCCTGAAACCCTTTCGTCAGAATTTTTGGGATCAAGAGAACGAACGCTAACGAAGGAACCAGGATCAGCTGGATGAGAAGAAGATTGCGGACGTAGATCGCGATTCCCGTCCACGTGTCCTGCGAGAAAAAACCGAGCCGCGGCGTGAGGTAGTTGCTGTAGCGCCGGAGATGAAAAATCGCTTCCGGTTCTTCCGGCTTTGTCGATTGAGGCCGCCTGGCGACCAGAGCGGGCTTGAGCTGTTTTTCGACGGCGGCAAGCCCTCCGCCGGGGCTCGTCCGCTCGTGCCAGATCCACGCGGCGAGCCAGCTTCCGATATAGCCTCCGCCCGAGACGGTGGAAAGATAGTCGAAGAATCGCAGAATCCCCAGGTCTGCGAGGCCTTGAAGAATGCCGAGGTTAAAGGTGGCGCTGCGGATGCCGCCTCCGGAAAAGGCCAGACCGACCAGATTGAAGTCGGTCAGGTTCGGAGCGTGCCCGGCTTCCCGCGCCGCTCGTTCAAGCTCGGCCTTTGTATCCGCGCGCAGCTTAAGCAATTGGTTGAGACGCGATTCGGCTTCTTCAATGGCGGGAACTGGCCAGAGCTTGCGGAGCCACCTACGGGTTCGATATTGCCGTCTCACCGCATCGAGAACTCTTTCCGCTTCGGCGATGAGCATCTCGGCCTGCTCGACGGCCTGCACGAATGGATCGAGCCAGGGTATCGGACGGCCGGACGACGTCTTCTCGCGGCGGCGGGAAATATCTCGCAGCTCCCACGGCAGCAGATCTTCCGGATAGGTTTTGGCCTCGTCCGCATCCATCTGTCGTTCTCCTCCGATCGGTTTCGAGCCTCGTCGTGGCTCTGGACGAGGCCTTAGTCGCACATAGCCGGCACGCTGTCAAGAAAAATCGGTATGTAATTTATTTGGCGAATCTTATCGCCCGGGGGAGACCGGAGACGTCGCGGAGAAATTTTTCAGCCGGTTGCAAACTAACGAGGCTCTTGTAAGGTTGGTTAAGAATGAACGTAAAAACCGCCATCATTTCGATCAAAGACCTGAACGCCGAAGCGATTCCCGCATTGAAGCAGGCTTTCACCGCCGTGCCCGGCGTCCAGAGCGTCGATTTTAGTTTGGAGCGGAGCGTCGC
Proteins encoded in this region:
- a CDS encoding patatin-like phospholipase family protein, giving the protein MDADEAKTYPEDLLPWELRDISRRREKTSSGRPIPWLDPFVQAVEQAEMLIAEAERVLDAVRRQYRTRRWLRKLWPVPAIEEAESRLNQLLKLRADTKAELERAAREAGHAPNLTDFNLVGLAFSGGGIRSATFNLGILQGLADLGILRFFDYLSTVSGGGYIGSWLAAWIWHERTSPGGGLAAVEKQLKPALVARRPQSTKPEEPEAIFHLRRYSNYLTPRLGFFSQDTWTGIAIYVRNLLLIQLILVPSLAFVLLIPKILTKGFQEVSSDRLLWTGMAALLLAAVVALVSVASALNRLRMAQERHFHLWKLQWLICVPLAAAALIFSWLFGMQRLGLAELPPLASLTRLLLADSSWAYLGWALTLGILNVLVFIVCAAWHRAESNYLRRIAADFVAGAVAGILLCVLLRFGLWPWAGRGRLWDVLGWGPPIFLIVFLLAVSVQVGLRGVTESDEAREWRASMGAWLLIYALLWSGVFAISFYGPLAWQLLGDWAKTKNTLILSWIGSTVAAILAGKSPNSGGPNSATKTEWVAKIAPVVAVLGLLILVASLSNEIVNQWSSTEPTKEPSIKQNAGLSKIVGTARINSEPVQVDVKLQAEEALLKKPHATHRYWRGIKRAKPEVIGLLLALCFAVAGVLAYTVDVNEFSLHASYRNRLVRCYLGASSGDDRNPDWITGFDPNDDFPLASLRSGLGHQHLGCYDGPFLIVNTALNLMAGKELAWQQRKAFSFVLTPRFCGGPLTDYRETEKFCGGINLGTAFAISGAAVSPNMGYHSSGPIAFLLTLFNVRLGWWVGNPKKNDKYKNRGPKLGFPYLLTELFGQSNADRGYVYLSDGGHFENLGIYELVRRRCKYIVCCDAGADPLTTFEDLGNAIRKIRADLGVSIEIVGEMIRPQPGQSHSRWHQAIGVIRYDQVDSGESVGMLVYIKASLTGDEPADVLEHAGRHPMFPHDTTADQFFDESQFESYRKLGEHVAWEVFRSAAPELNKGSDAIFNALRHHWVSVPPGIEESFLHQKEAWIELEAKLREDPQLAGYDLRIYPELERLLGAAPHALLVRDPRAELHFCNRQIQLMENVFIALQFREYHAYALNRGWMNLFRRWAAAPTFQKLWPGLRGSYSRSFVDFVEENLLPQFYFDIVEQVPAYLEAQLLDEFEQDRLSLAILPQVRQVFEEPLPLGATGRNAVWIVVPRTLQPPTEAWGMAVAAPTTDPNVHQLFVWIRGAHRNLGLGSGLLDKAIPLLKQNFTGRRLLVDLGGEDPSSAGYQQRKAAWLRFYCQRGFEKDSSDRKRLRLTLQL